Proteins from a genomic interval of Clostridium scatologenes:
- a CDS encoding DUF3786 domain-containing protein, with translation MGEKRENNYKLCYEKMCREFYKYKPEDIAQKSRAYYDFEKKQFTLTYFNKDYLISYPDGNIVIKDDNEKNVSNNENRMLIHKMLILSYLYRATNSGFTNKWVPFRELEGVGYAYHGFAKSGIDKLIEVFGNKGELFLKAGFKLGGEKVKVGDEGIKINVLPNVPMIFGLWLADDEFPADATILYDCSAVKELHVEDLAGLCSIAVDEIVKSAELV, from the coding sequence ATGGGGGAAAAGAGAGAAAATAATTATAAACTTTGTTATGAAAAGATGTGTAGAGAATTTTATAAATATAAGCCAGAAGATATAGCTCAAAAAAGTAGAGCCTATTATGATTTTGAAAAGAAGCAATTTACATTAACCTATTTTAATAAAGACTACTTAATTTCTTATCCAGATGGAAATATTGTGATAAAAGATGATAATGAAAAGAATGTATCAAATAATGAAAACAGAATGTTAATTCATAAAATGTTAATTTTGAGCTATCTATATCGAGCTACTAATAGTGGATTTACAAATAAGTGGGTACCATTTAGAGAATTAGAGGGAGTAGGTTATGCATATCATGGATTTGCTAAGAGCGGCATAGATAAATTAATTGAAGTATTTGGGAACAAAGGAGAGCTTTTTTTAAAAGCAGGTTTTAAATTAGGAGGAGAAAAGGTTAAGGTTGGAGATGAAGGAATAAAAATTAATGTATTACCTAATGTTCCCATGATTTTTGGATTGTGGCTAGCAGATGATGAATTCCCAGCTGATGCTACTATTCTTTATGATTGTTCTGCAGTTAAAGAATTGCATGTAGAAGATTTAGCAGGATTATGCTCTATAGCTGTTGATGAAATAGTTAAAAGTGCTGAGTTAGTTTAA
- the serS gene encoding serine--tRNA ligase, which yields MLDLKFVRENPEIVKKNIKNKFQDNKLGLVDEVIELDAELRNIKKEADSLRADRNKISKQIGGLMAQGKKDEAEEMKKKVTEHSEHLAQLEAKETELENKIKTDMMTIPNIIDPSVPIGKDDSENVEVERFGEPAVPEFEVPYHTDIMEKLNGIDLDSARKVAGNGFYYLMGDIARLHSAVISYARDFMIDRGFTYCIPPFMIRSEVVTGVMSFAEMDAMMYKIEGEDLYLIGTSEHSMIGKFIDTILPEDTLPRTLTSYSPCFRKEKGAHGIEERGVYRIHQFEKQEMIVVCEPKDSPMWYDKLWKNTVDLFRSLDIPVRTLECCSGDLADLKVKSVDVEAWSPRQKKYFEVGSCSNLGDAQARRLKIRVDGKDGKYFAHTLNNTVVAPPRMLIAFLENNLNEDGSINIPTVLQPYMGGKKVIK from the coding sequence ATGTTAGATTTAAAATTTGTAAGAGAAAATCCTGAAATTGTTAAGAAAAATATAAAGAATAAGTTCCAGGATAATAAGTTAGGCTTAGTAGATGAGGTAATTGAGTTAGATGCTGAACTTAGAAATATAAAGAAGGAAGCAGATTCTTTAAGAGCTGATAGAAACAAGATTTCAAAACAAATTGGTGGATTAATGGCTCAAGGTAAAAAAGATGAAGCAGAAGAAATGAAGAAAAAGGTTACTGAGCATTCTGAGCACTTAGCTCAATTGGAAGCAAAAGAAACTGAATTAGAAAATAAAATAAAAACTGATATGATGACTATTCCAAATATAATTGATCCAAGTGTACCAATAGGTAAAGATGATAGTGAAAACGTAGAAGTTGAACGTTTTGGTGAACCTGCTGTACCAGAGTTTGAAGTTCCATATCATACTGATATTATGGAAAAATTAAATGGTATAGATTTAGACAGCGCAAGAAAAGTTGCAGGTAATGGATTCTATTATTTAATGGGTGATATTGCTAGACTTCATTCTGCAGTAATTTCTTATGCTAGAGATTTTATGATAGACAGAGGTTTTACATATTGCATTCCACCTTTCATGATCAGAAGTGAAGTTGTAACTGGAGTTATGAGTTTTGCTGAAATGGATGCTATGATGTACAAAATCGAAGGTGAAGATCTATATTTAATCGGAACTAGTGAACATTCTATGATTGGTAAGTTTATTGATACTATATTACCAGAAGATACTCTTCCAAGAACTTTAACTAGTTATTCTCCTTGTTTTAGAAAAGAAAAAGGAGCTCATGGTATTGAGGAAAGAGGAGTTTATAGAATTCACCAATTTGAAAAACAAGAAATGATCGTTGTATGTGAACCAAAAGACAGTCCGATGTGGTATGATAAACTATGGAAAAATACAGTAGATTTATTCCGTTCTTTAGATATACCAGTAAGAACCTTAGAGTGCTGTTCTGGTGATTTAGCAGATTTAAAAGTTAAATCAGTAGACGTAGAAGCTTGGTCTCCTAGACAGAAAAAATACTTTGAAGTAGGAAGTTGTTCCAACTTAGGAGATGCACAAGCACGTCGTTTGAAAATTCGTGTAGATGGTAAAGATGGAAAATATTTTGCACATACATTAAACAATACAGTAGTAGCACCTCCAAGAATGTTAATTGCATTCTTAGAGAACAACTTAAATGAAGATGGTTCTATAAACATTCCAACTGTATTACAACCATACATGGGTGGTAAAAAAGTAATTAAATAG
- a CDS encoding PhzF family phenazine biosynthesis protein — translation MRIPIYQVDAFTNKQFGGNPAAVCPLEQWIDDKLMQKIAAENNLAETAFFVKKDSEYELRWFAPKGEIDLCGHATLATSYVIFNYIDKNASFVKFNTKSGVLEVSKDGNLLTMIFPSREAEKCEVPEALIKGLGKVPVEVYKARDYMVVFEKEEDILNLQLNMEELKRLDSVGVIVTAKGNEVDFVSRFFAPKLGVNEDPVTGSSHCTLIPYWSKVLNKKELKDLQLSERKGKLYCVDLGDKVRISGEVALYLEGNILV, via the coding sequence ATGAGAATACCAATTTATCAAGTTGATGCATTTACAAATAAGCAATTTGGAGGCAATCCAGCGGCAGTATGTCCACTAGAGCAGTGGATTGATGATAAATTGATGCAAAAAATTGCAGCAGAAAATAATTTAGCTGAAACTGCTTTCTTTGTTAAAAAGGACAGTGAATATGAACTGAGATGGTTTGCTCCAAAAGGGGAAATAGATTTATGTGGACATGCAACATTAGCTACATCTTATGTTATATTCAATTATATTGATAAGAATGCTTCATTCGTAAAATTTAATACTAAAAGTGGTGTTTTAGAAGTTTCAAAAGATGGAAACTTACTTACAATGATTTTTCCATCAAGAGAAGCAGAAAAGTGTGAGGTACCAGAAGCACTTATCAAAGGCTTAGGTAAAGTACCAGTGGAAGTATATAAAGCTAGAGATTATATGGTAGTATTTGAAAAGGAAGAGGATATTTTAAATCTTCAATTAAACATGGAAGAACTTAAAAGATTAGATTCTGTAGGTGTTATAGTAACTGCAAAGGGAAATGAAGTAGATTTTGTTTCAAGATTTTTTGCTCCTAAGCTAGGAGTAAATGAAGATCCAGTAACTGGTTCTTCACACTGTACATTAATTCCTTATTGGTCCAAAGTTTTAAATAAAAAGGAACTTAAGGATTTGCAGTTATCTGAAAGAAAAGGGAAACTGTATTGTGTTGACTTAGGGGATAAGGTGAGAATATCAGGTGAAGTGGCATTGTATTTGGAAGGAAATATTTTAGTGTAG